Within the Nitratireductor basaltis genome, the region AAGCGCGACGTCTACATGAAGGCCTATGGCACGCCGAAGACTGCCATGATCCATGCCATGGCGACTTTTGGCGGCATCGGTGAAGCCTGTGCGACTTCAATCGAGGGCCTCAACGTCCTCTATGACGAGCACCTGATCGAGAATGCCGAAGCGGTCGGCGGTTATCTCATCGAGCGGCTGAACGGCCTGAAGGAGAAATATCCGCGCATCATCAAGGATGTGCGCGGGCAGGGCTGTATGGTGGGACTCGAATTCCACGATTTCTCGCAGACACTTCCAGCCGTATTGCGCCCGGTGGTTGGAATGCTTGACGACAAGCTGAAAGGTTCGCTTTCCGGCTTTGTCGGCGCGCTGCTTCTTCGCGATCATGACGTGCTGGTGGCCTTCACCGAGTATAACCGCAACGTCATCCGGCTCGAGCCGCCGCTTATCGTGCAGCGTGAGCATGTCGATGCATTTGTTGATGCGTTCGACAAGCTGCTGGGACGCGGCGTGGTCGCGATCGTGAAGGATTTCGTCAAGAGCCAGATGGGCTGACGAGAAGATGTCCGAGGGGATGGGCAAGATGAGCATGAATGAATACACCATGATCGGGCGCGTGCTGACTGCAAGAGCGGCGGCCAGCTTGACGTCCACGCTTCTTGCTCGCCCACTACTCGACAAGGCAGCAGCGCTTTTCATGACGCTCTGCATCCTTGCGGTTGCTGCATATGGATTGTTGAAGCCGGATTACAACTGGGACATGGTCGCCTATGTGGCGACCGCTCTGGAGGACCGGATCGAGGAACCGCAGGCACTGCATCGCGAAACCTGGTCTCTGATCGAGCAGGGGGTAAGCGAGAATCAGGAATATCACCTCAAGTTCTCGAACCCCTACAATCTGAACCAGTGGGAAAATCCGCAGGACTTTCAAAGCCAGCTTTCGATGTACCGCGTGAAGGTTGCGTATGTGGCCCTTATGCGTCTGCTGGAACCGGTGACGGGGCTTGTATGGTCCTCGATCATTCTCAGTGTCGTGCCGAGCCTGTTGCTGGGGGCCCTGTGCCTTTACTGGCTCTGGCGTGCCGATGCGCTGCAGGGCGCGGTTTTCCTTGTCCCGCTGTTCCTGCTCACCGACTATTCCCGCATGACGTCGGCGGTCGTGCCTGACATGCTGCTTGCGTTCATATCCATGGTCGCGCTCTATGCGCTTTGGCGGGGCAGGGATGCGCTCGGGTGCCTCCTGCTGTTCGCCTCCGTCTTCGTTAGACCCGACAATCTCATCCTGATCTTTGCGCTTCTGATAGCTTCGGTCCTGTTCAACTGGCGATGGATCTATTTCCTGGCCACATTCGCGGCGGCATTCGTGGCGTGCATGCTCATTTCGAAGCTGGGCAATCACCCCGGCTGGTGGGCGCATTTCTACTTCTCCTGCATCGAGATCCAGAATTCCATGGCCGGATTTGCGCCTGACTTCTCGCCCTTGATGATGGTGAAGGGCTATGTGCGCGGCCTCGTCGTAGCCCTGCAGCACAATGATTGGCCCGCACTGCTTCTCGTGCTTTGCGCAGGCTGGGCGCTGCTTTCGAAATACGGCCTCATATCGGGCAAGCGCGTTCACGGTCTGGCTTTCGCACTCGCGATCGGTGCGCTGGGAAAATTCGCCAGCTTCCCACTGCCTGACGACCGGTTCTATTTCGTCTTCATAGCAGGGCTTGCAATGGTCCTCGTGGCAAGTTGGAAGCCAAGCTTCGAGGTGGCCCGCAGCGCCTGAATGGGGATATGCGGCCACTCACTCTCGCGATCGTGAGCGGATAGTACCGGCGACAGAAGCGGTTCCACTTGCCGCTGGCGGCTGGTGCCTTACAATCCGATGAATGGAACCGCCTCGAAAAACAGGCCATGCCGCGAAAGTTCTGGCGCTTTCGTTGGGGTTCCTTGCGCTGTCCGTTCCCGCCAACTCCCAGTCCGTGGTTGATGTCGAACTGGTGCTTGCGGTGGACGTGTCGCTTTCCATGTCTCCCGACGAACTCGAGATCCAAAGGCGTGGCTATGCCGAAGCGCTTGTTCATGACGATGTGCTCAACGCGATCCTGGGCGGCCTGCATGGTCGTATCGCAATCGCCTATTTCGAGTGGGCGGGAATGGGAACCCAACGGCTTGTTCTGCCCTGGACCGTCATTGCAAGCCATGGCGACGCCCGGAAGGTAGCTGAGACACTATCGGTCGATCCACCCGCGAGCGCACGGCGGACATCCATCTCGGGTGCGCTGGATTTCGCGCTGACGCTGTTTCAGGAAACCTCGTTCTCCGGGCTGCGTCGTGTCGTCGACATCTCCGGCGACGGGCCGAACAATCAGGGGCTTCCGGTAGATGAAGCGCGCGATGCGCTGACTTCGCGAGGCATCACGATCAATGGTCTGCCTCTCATGACGAATGGCGGGTTGACGACCCGCTTCGATGTGCGCGACCTGGATACGTATTATCAGGATTGTGTGATTGGTGGCCCGGGAGCATTCGTGCTGCCGGTCAATGACTGGGATCAGTTCGCCGAGGCAGTCAGGCGCAAACTCGTCATCGAGCTGGCGGGTACGGCTGGAGCCGAAGACGCGGTGAATGTCGTCAAGGTGCAGTCTTCTTCCTATGACTGCCTGATCGGCGAGAAGATGTGGGATGACCGCTCATGGCGCTGGCCCGCCCCCTGATGGTGCAAGGGGCGAGCAGTTCGTCCAGCTGTTCGGCTAGTTGATCAGAAACCCGTATTTCAGGCCGGCCATTGCGCCGGTTTCACCAGGCATCGTGCGCTGTAGACGCTGGCGTTCGGATCTGGCCTTGTCACGCGTGTGGCGGATGCCGCGTAGCAGCTTGAGCAATTTCATGGTCATTCTCCATACCGCCGGTATCCTCCGGGCCACGACGCTTTCCAGCGGTCTCCGCTTGTGGCCAATCCGGGGTGCTTTCAGCCTGATCGGATGTGCGACAAGCCCGGAGCGAGCAATGGGCGGTTTACTTGTGCGGCAGCTTTGCCGGCTTGCCCGTGCGTGCGACATCCAGCATGGCATCGAATTCACGAGCGAATGCCCAAAGCGTGGTAGCGATCTTCTTCACAAGGCCAAAAGTCATTTTACTGCTCCAGTTTTTGACCGTTTCCGCGACCGGCGCACCCTGTGCCAAACCATTATGTCAGGGCGCTGCGAAACCAATCATTGTGCTATTCAGGATTTCGTCGCCGTCCGAATTGCGAACTGCTCAATCAGAAATGCGACATGCTCCTTTCTTCGTGCCTGTGTGTGGTGAAGCTTTGCTTCAACCTTCTCATCCGCGAAGGCCGCAATCATCCCGGCTCAGATATTCGCGCCTGCCGGGCCAGCCGATGTCCTTGCGGATCTCCGGGGGCAGCGCGGCGACGAATTTTGCGGTGCGGCGGCGTTCCCAGTTCATGAAGAACCGTTGTAGGGACTGTGCGAGGTTGCGAGGGCGGGTCATCTCCATCTCCATTGGTTGCGTCTGGTGAGGTTCCAAGAACCGGATTGACTATGGCGCCGCGTTGATGTTCAATCAAACGCAATGGAATGATCTTAACATTCAGAGAAATTGAATATGAACGCGCCCCTCAATCATCCCATGCCGCTTCTGGAACTCGATGTGCTGCGCACATTCGTGGCGATTGCGGAAACCGGCAGCTTTACTGCCGCAGCGAATTCCGTGTTTCGCACGCCATCAGCCGTTTCCATGCAGATCAAGAAGCTTGAAGAGATGCTGGGGCGCAGCGTCTTCTCGCGTGACGCCCGGTCGGTGACCCTGACGGCTGATGGAGAGGTTCTTCTTGGCTATGCCCGTCGCCTCCTGGCCCTAAACCGCGAGGCGGTTTCCAAATTCGTTGCTGCCGATATCAGCGGTGTCGTACGTCTGGGTTCGCCCGACGATTATGGGGAGCGCGTCCTGCCAAGCGTGCTCAAGCGCTTTGCCCAGTCTCATCCCTCCGTCATGGTCGACGTGGTCATCGACAGCAGCATCAGCTTGCGAAAGCGGATGCATGCCAACCAGCTCGACATCATGCTTCTCACCTGCTCGGACCAGACAGATGTGAGCAATGTCGAGATCATGCTGACGGAGCCGCTCGTATGGGCCGGTGCCAAGGGAGGGAGTGCACATCTGCGCGAACCCTTGCCCGTGTCGCTTTGGGAGGACGGATGTGCCTGGCGGGGGGCGGCACTGAAGGCACTCGACGAGAGCGGCCGTGACTACCGTGTCGCATTCATGAGCGCCCATACTTCGGGGCAACGTGCCGCGATAATGGC harbors:
- a CDS encoding DUF1194 domain-containing protein; protein product: MEPPRKTGHAAKVLALSLGFLALSVPANSQSVVDVELVLAVDVSLSMSPDELEIQRRGYAEALVHDDVLNAILGGLHGRIAIAYFEWAGMGTQRLVLPWTVIASHGDARKVAETLSVDPPASARRTSISGALDFALTLFQETSFSGLRRVVDISGDGPNNQGLPVDEARDALTSRGITINGLPLMTNGGLTTRFDVRDLDTYYQDCVIGGPGAFVLPVNDWDQFAEAVRRKLVIELAGTAGAEDAVNVVKVQSSSYDCLIGEKMWDDRSWRWPAP
- a CDS encoding LysR substrate-binding domain-containing protein, which encodes MNAPLNHPMPLLELDVLRTFVAIAETGSFTAAANSVFRTPSAVSMQIKKLEEMLGRSVFSRDARSVTLTADGEVLLGYARRLLALNREAVSKFVAADISGVVRLGSPDDYGERVLPSVLKRFAQSHPSVMVDVVIDSSISLRKRMHANQLDIMLLTCSDQTDVSNVEIMLTEPLVWAGAKGGSAHLREPLPVSLWEDGCAWRGAALKALDESGRDYRVAFMSAHTSGQRAAIMAGLAIAPLPKSFIADDLVELGEKDGLPEIGRYYLGMIVAPDASAPVRAAADHIRATFDEFTTTGTF